A part of Streptomyces sp. NBC_01497 genomic DNA contains:
- a CDS encoding suppressor of fused domain protein produces MAEILPLVEGRLRDALGEPDARASVTFVGADRVEVLRFFDPASGVVRYATLGMSAAPMSDSTLMVADTVHGPRAELLLSVRAGLAPTDEVLRPLAVLAASPQVEGVVVAPGASLDVGGPLWPGAPFSSVLVAESGGLVADLELPEPMDPVRFLPLLPMTAHEAAWKRARGAQELQERWLSHGSDLRDPLRGAVPLD; encoded by the coding sequence GTGGCAGAAATTCTCCCGCTGGTAGAGGGCCGATTGCGTGACGCACTCGGCGAACCGGACGCGCGCGCGTCCGTCACCTTCGTGGGCGCGGACCGTGTCGAGGTGCTCCGGTTCTTCGACCCCGCGAGCGGCGTCGTCCGCTACGCGACGCTCGGCATGTCGGCCGCGCCGATGAGCGACAGCACGTTGATGGTCGCGGACACGGTCCACGGCCCGCGTGCCGAGCTGCTGCTCTCCGTACGCGCCGGGCTCGCGCCCACGGACGAGGTGCTGCGCCCGCTGGCCGTGCTGGCCGCGTCCCCGCAAGTGGAGGGCGTGGTGGTGGCGCCGGGCGCGTCGCTCGACGTCGGAGGGCCGCTCTGGCCCGGGGCGCCGTTCAGCTCCGTCCTGGTGGCGGAGAGCGGGGGACTGGTGGCGGATCTGGAACTGCCGGAACCCATGGACCCGGTGCGGTTCCTGCCGCTGCTGCCCATGACCGCTCATGAGGCGGCGTGGAAGCGCGCGAGGGGCGCACAGGAGCTCCAGGAGCGCTGGTTGTCGCACGGTAGCGACCTGCGTGACCCACTGCGCGGGGCCGTACCACTTGACTGA
- a CDS encoding DUF6758 family protein has protein sequence MRGQPSCPKCGGRVRAPGLFADSWQCDAHGAVYPLQPVVPPSVEALGVVVNRAEVPVWMPWPLPVGWLFTGVSYAGDDRSGGRATAVACTGPGPLGGPGELLLVAEELGVGLGARYAGVTGPDPGPQLRVEEPPRAKLLAAGRPTPLWHVSGTPDDRIVFAGEALGLWLWAVLWPQESGLLMYDELVLTDLRDAGAEVDLLPCGALSPRLLS, from the coding sequence ATGAGGGGCCAACCCAGTTGCCCGAAGTGTGGTGGACGCGTCAGGGCGCCAGGTCTCTTCGCCGACTCCTGGCAGTGCGACGCGCACGGTGCCGTGTACCCGTTGCAGCCTGTCGTCCCGCCCAGCGTCGAGGCGCTGGGCGTCGTCGTGAACCGGGCCGAGGTCCCCGTCTGGATGCCGTGGCCCCTCCCCGTCGGCTGGCTGTTCACCGGCGTGTCCTACGCGGGCGACGATCGCAGCGGCGGCCGTGCCACCGCCGTCGCGTGCACCGGTCCAGGTCCCCTGGGCGGCCCCGGCGAGCTGCTGCTCGTCGCCGAGGAACTGGGCGTCGGACTCGGCGCCAGGTACGCGGGTGTCACGGGCCCCGACCCCGGCCCGCAGCTGCGCGTGGAGGAGCCCCCGCGTGCGAAACTCCTCGCCGCCGGCCGGCCCACCCCCCTCTGGCACGTCTCCGGAACGCCCGACGACCGGATCGTCTTCGCCGGGGAGGCGCTCGGACTCTGGCTCTGGGCGGTGCTGTGGCCGCAGGAGTCGGGGCTGCTGATGTACGACGAACTGGTCCTGACCGACCTGCGCGACGCGGGCGCCGAGGTCGACCTGCTGCCGTGCGGCGCGCTGTCGCCCCGGCTCCTGTCCTGA